In Lacinutrix sp. Bg11-31, the DNA window ACATCGCGACCATATAAAACCATTTGGTTGAAACCTTTCTCTTCTTCAGCGAGCACATTGTCTTGAATAAAATCTGAAATTTTATCAATGTAATATGCTTCTTCTCCCATTAGTAAATAAATAGGTGCAAGATTCTTATTCCTTATGTCTGTTACAATTTTTTTGACTTCGTCCAAAGTAGTGTAAATTCCAAATTAAATAATTTCAAATTCCAAAATTGAACGAATAAATAGCGTTTGTTATTTGGTTTTTGATTGTTGAAGCTTAACTTTGAAAAAACTATAAATTGCTTTGATGCAAGTACTCAATTTTCCAAAGTTTACCTTTCGTTTCAAAAATAGCGAAAATAAAGTATCTATATTCGATGCTATTCGTAAAAAGTTTGTGATTTTACAACCCGAAGAATGGGTTAGGCAACATTGTGTGCAGTACTTAATGGATGTTAAAGGTTACCCAATTTCGCTTATAAACGTTGAAAAAGAACTTAAAGTCAACGATTTAAAGAAACGTTACGATATTGTAATTTTTAATCCAGATGGAAGTATTCACCTAATTGTAGAATGTAAAGCACCAAAAATAAAAATTAAACAAGATACTTTTGATCAAGTAGCACGATACAATTTAGCTTTAAACGCAACATATCTTATGGTGACGAATGGATTAAATCATTATTATTGTATTATGGATTTTAAAGCTGAAAAGTATGAGTTTTTGGAAGATATTCCTGATTATAGTATGAAATAAATAATAGCGGTTTATATGAATTTTCTAATTCAAAGGAATAAGTATAAAATTAAATGAAAAAATATGTTAGGATTGATATTACTGTATTGGA includes these proteins:
- a CDS encoding type I restriction enzyme HsdR N-terminal domain-containing protein — protein: MQVLNFPKFTFRFKNSENKVSIFDAIRKKFVILQPEEWVRQHCVQYLMDVKGYPISLINVEKELKVNDLKKRYDIVIFNPDGSIHLIVECKAPKIKIKQDTFDQVARYNLALNATYLMVTNGLNHYYCIMDFKAEKYEFLEDIPDYSMK